GGACACCGAAGTACTGGTGGAAGTAGTCCAGCAGGTCCATCGATGTCTCGAGCGCGAACTGGCCCTTGTCCTCATTGCCGCGAGTCGCCCACACCCGCATCAGGACTCCATCCTCAGTCCTGTCCTCGACACATTCTAGGTCGCCGACGATGAACGCGAGCAGGTAGGTGGACATGACTGGCGTCTCAGCAAAGCGCACGGACTTCTTTCCGCTCGCTCCCACGGTGGTAGTGACCGGCTCCGTGTTCGAAATGACCTCAAGCTCCTCAGGCACAATGAGTGTGACATCGAACGTCGCCTTAACCGCGGGCTCGTCCCAGCATGGGAACGCCCTGCGCGCGTCAGTCGACTCGAACTGGGTTGTGGCCATCCAGCGCTGGTTGCCGTCCACGTCCGTGTACGACGACCGGTAGAAGCCGCGCAGCTTGTCGTTGAGCTCACCTGTGAAGTCGATGCCGAGCTGAGCTGTGCCTGCCGGAATCGGACTGTCGAACGAAACGGTAAGCGTCTCGCGCTCCTCGTCTAACGAGATTCCGGTCGCTCGATATGATGATCCGCTCGCTAGAGTAATGCGAGCGTAGTGGATGTCGAGCTCTGAGCTGTTGAGCACGATCTCAGACGTCGCTTCCTCCACTTCAACATCGATCGACACGTAGCCGTCGAACTTGAAAGTGTCCAGATTGGGCTCCAGGTTCAGGGCGTATCGCGTGGGCCGCACGCCGGTTGGTAGCTGCCACTCGTTTGATGATGCCATTCCGGGTCCTTTGCTTGTCTGTTACTCAGGTTGTCGGGAGGATCGTCAGGAGGCCGTCCAGTTGGGCTGCCGCTTCTCGGAGAATGCACGAGGTCCTTCGATCCTGTCCGCCGAGGAGTTGTGCTTCTGAGCCTCGCTGTAGTTACGAGACATGGCCACGTCGAGGGGCCAGTCCAGACCCATGTACCCCATCTGCTTGCTCGCCCGTATTGATAGGGGAGCGCACTCCAGTATCTCGTTTGCCCATCTCTCCGCCGTCGGCATGAGGTCAGCTAGGGGCACGACCTCGTTTACGAGGCCTATTCGGTACGCCTCCTGCGCGCTGATGCGTCGCGCAGTGAGCATCATTCCCATCGCAATCTTCGTGGGCAGGTGACGGGGAAGCCTGAACACTCCTCCGGCTCCAGCGTACAGTCCTACGCGAGGCTCAGGCAGACCGACCTGCGCGTGATCGGCCGCGATGATGATGTCGCAGGCCATAGCGGTCTCCAGCCCGCCTCCGAGTGCGTACCCGTTTACGGCCGCAATCATCGGCTTCCAGCACTCAAAGTTCGACGTGATGCCGCCAAACGGCGCGCGAGCATATCGTACGTTTGGGTCCTGATCGCCGTGCTGGCCCTGGTCCCGCTCCGCTGTATATCGCAGATCGTTGCCCGCGCTGAATGCCCTCTCTCCGGCTCCGGTGAGGATGGCTACCCACGCGTCGGGGTCATCGTTGAACCTCGTGAAAGCGTCGTGCAGCTCAGCGTTTGCCGGAGGGTGAAGCGCGTTCATACGCTCGGGCCGGTTAATCGTCACATATGTGATCCGGTCCTTCTGCTCGTAGGTAATGAACTCGTAAGACATGGGTGACTCCTCAGAGTGGTTGCTTCAGAACGTGCAGAGTATATCAGAGGCCCTAACTACCAACCCTCGCCCCATTTC
This window of the Dehalococcoidia bacterium genome carries:
- a CDS encoding enoyl-CoA hydratase/isomerase family protein yields the protein MSYEFITYEQKDRITYVTINRPERMNALHPPANAELHDAFTRFNDDPDAWVAILTGAGERAFSAGNDLRYTAERDQGQHGDQDPNVRYARAPFGGITSNFECWKPMIAAVNGYALGGGLETAMACDIIIAADHAQVGLPEPRVGLYAGAGGVFRLPRHLPTKIAMGMMLTARRISAQEAYRIGLVNEVVPLADLMPTAERWANEILECAPLSIRASKQMGYMGLDWPLDVAMSRNYSEAQKHNSSADRIEGPRAFSEKRQPNWTAS